In Chitinivibrionales bacterium, the following proteins share a genomic window:
- the cutA gene encoding divalent-cation tolerance protein CutA: MKTVALYVTASNKKEAKKIGAMIVKERLAACANIVDKIQSVYWWKSKLEQGAESLLVLKTKQSLAKKAIKRIKAIHSYDCPCITVLPIVGGNSAFLQWIADETR; encoded by the coding sequence ATGAAAACCGTCGCATTATATGTCACCGCCTCGAATAAAAAAGAGGCAAAAAAAATCGGTGCAATGATCGTAAAGGAACGTCTCGCGGCCTGCGCCAATATTGTTGACAAAATCCAATCGGTGTATTGGTGGAAGAGCAAGCTTGAACAGGGCGCGGAATCGCTGCTCGTCCTCAAGACAAAGCAGTCGCTTGCGAAAAAGGCAATCAAACGCATAAAGGCGATTCACAGTTACGACTGTCCCTGCATCACGGTGCTCCCGATTGTCGGCGGCAACTCCGCATTTCTC